A genomic window from Vitis riparia cultivar Riparia Gloire de Montpellier isolate 1030 chromosome 18, EGFV_Vit.rip_1.0, whole genome shotgun sequence includes:
- the LOC117907290 gene encoding protein NUCLEAR FUSION DEFECTIVE 5, mitochondrial translates to MNLKHLLSRQTIKGLSRFNGRILSPYSYIYKDSFAITTPISHSIYSSGSYDSTFQNLAYPKLAPSSNRYAHSLPETKLGGSGTDPELESDDSDDGNMNEFLSRFVWIMRGKLMEVYTDCDKQTIDGMLLIIVRKVVSEMEKGGLEQMLGAAVAAPSQDFSEDLWKTVWEVSNLVLDDMKKARNKEKMKGFLQSEEVKEMSRFAGEIGIRGDMLRELRFKWAREKMEESEFYQSLEHLREEAQAEEGEEAVGNEEVIGDDLVEDEKKEKVVSLPKRHGKIRYEIYGLDLSDPKWTEVADKVHEREEIIWPQEPKPISGKCKLITEKILNMKEEDDPSPLLDEWAELLQPSRIDWISLLDRLKENNSHLYFKVAELVLSKKSFQTNIRDYSKLIDVHAKENRVEDAERILKKMNENDILPDILTSTVLVHMYSKAGNLERAKEAFEGLRSQGFQPDTRVYNSMIMAYVNAGQPKLGESLMREMEARDIKPTKEIYMSLLQSFAQRGDVGGAQRISTTMQFAGFQPSLESCTLLVEAYGQAGDSDQARNSFDYMIKVGHRPDDRCTASMIAAYEKKNLLDKALNLLLQLEKDGFELGVATYVVLVDWLGKMQLVDEAEQLLGKIAEQGEAPPLKFHVSLCDMYSRAGVEKKALQALGVVEAKKEQLNPEDFERIIKGLIAGGFVQDARRIHGVMETRGFTASEQLKIILMSSQAVGRERPTFR, encoded by the exons ATGAATTTGAAGCACTTGCTCTCCAGGCAGACAATTAAAGGCTTATCAAGATTCAATGGAAGAATACTATCTCCGTATTCCTATATTTATAAGGATTCTTTCGCTATCACGACCCCCATTTCTCATTCAATTTATTCATCAGGCAGTTATGATTCTACTTTTCAGAACCTTGCATACCCAAAACTGGCTCCGTCCTCAAATAGATATGCTCATTCTCTTCCAGAAACTAAACTGGGCGGCTCAGGCACGGACCCAGAACTTGAATCTGATGATTCTGACGATGGAAACATGAATGAGTTCCTTTCCCGATTTGTCTGGATAATGCGTGGAAAGCTCATGGAAGTATACACTGACTGCGACAAGCAGACAATTGATGGGATGCTTTTGATCATTGTTCGCAAGGTTGTATCAGAGATGGAGAAGGGTGGCCTTGAGCAGATGCTTGGTGCAGCAGTGGCCGCACCATCTCAGGATTTTAGTGAGGATTTATGGAAGACAGTTTGGGAGGTTAGCAATTTGGTattggatgacatgaagaaggcaagaaacaaggaaaaaatgaagggTTTTCTCCAATCTGAAGAAGTTAAGGAAATGTCTAGATTTGCAGGTGAAATAGGCATTAGAGGGGATATGCTGAGGGAGCTCAGGTTCAAATGGGCTcgagagaaaatggaggaaagtgAGTTTTATCAGAGTTTGGAGCATCTCCGAGAAGAAGCCCAGgctgaagaaggagaagaagcagTAGGTAATGAGGAGGTTATTGGGGATGACCTTGTAGaggatgaaaagaaagaaaaggttgTATCTCTCCCCAAGAGACATGGGAAGATTAGATACGAGATTTatggtcttgatctctctgaTCCTAAATGGACAGAAGTGGCTGACAAAGTCCATGAGAGAGAAGAAATTATTTGGCCCCAGGAACCCAAACCAATATCAGGAAAATGCAAATTGATAACTGAGAAAATCCTTAATATGAAAGAGGAGGATGACCCTTCTCCCTTGTTGGATGAATGGGCAGAGCTTCTCCAGCCTAGCAGGATTGACTGGATTTCTTTACTTGAtagattgaaagaaaataatagtcATCTATACTTTAAG GTAGCAGAACTTGTTTTGAGCAAAAAGTCTTTCCAAACTAATATCCGTGACTATTCAAAGCTTATTGATGTGCATGCTAAGGAGAATCGCGTGGAAGATGCTGAGAGGATTCTTAAGAAgatgaatgaaaatgatatCTTACCTGATATTCTAACATCCACTGTTTTGGTTCACATGTACAGCAAGGCAGGCAACCTTGAGCGTGCAAAAGAAGCATTTGAAGGCTTGAGGAGCCAAGGCTTCCAACCAGACACAAGGGTCTACAACTCAATGATCATGGCATATGTGAATGCTGGCCAACCCAAGTTGGGTGAGTCACTCATGAGAGAGATGGAGGCAAGGGATATCAAACCCACAAAGGAGATTTACATGTCATTACTTCAGTCATTTGCCCAACGTGGTGACGTTGGTGGAGCCCAACGTATCTCAACCACCATGCAGTTTGCTGGGTTCCAGCCTAGTTTGGAGTCTTGTACATTGCTTGTTGAGGCATATGGGCAAGCTGGCGATTCTGATCAGGCAAGGAACAGTTTTGACTATATGATAAAAGTTGGACACAGGCCTGATGACAGGTGCACTGCTAGCATGATTGCAgcttatgagaaaaaaaatttattggatAAGGCTTTGAATCTTCTATTGCAGCTTGAGAAGGATGGTTTTGAGCTGGGGGTGGCTACATATGTTGTTCTGGTGGATTGGCTAGGGAAGATGCAGCTGGTTGATGAAGCTGAGCAACTACTGGGCAAGATAGCTGAGCAGGGGGAGGCTCCTCCTTTAAAGTTTCATGTAAGCCTTTGTGATATGTATTCAAGGGCCGGGGTTGAGAAGAAGGCTCTTCAAGCTCTAGGGGTTGTGGAGGCTAAGAAGGAGCAGTTGAACCCTGAGGATTTTGAGAGGATTATAAAGGGGCTTATAGCTGGTGGGTTTGTGCAGGATGCTCGAAGGATACATGGGGTGATGGAGACTCGGGGGTTTACTGCATCTGAGCAGCTTAAGATCATCCTAATGTCATCTCAAGCCGTTGGTCGTGAAAGACCAACATTCCGATAG
- the LOC117906657 gene encoding CBS domain-containing protein CBSX3, mitochondrial: MQGIGRATRSCQETLKLAILQHRHGRSTAGRKNVFSRHECVTTSNPTMEQKGLENTTVAEVLMTKGEEKSGSWLWCRTNDTVYDAAKHMAENNIGSLVVLKPGEPKHIAGIFTERDYMRKIIAHGRSSKDTKVGEIMTDENKLVTVSSDTNILQAMQLLTEYQIRHVPVIDGKIVGMISIVDIVRAVVELQSGEVKRLNEFIKGDYY, translated from the exons ATGCAAGGAATTGGCCGAGCAACACGATCTTGCCAGGAAACGCTTAAGCTTGCAATTCTACAGCACCGGCATGGAAGGAGTACAGCTGGGaggaaaaatgtattttcacGTCATGAATGTGTCACCACCTCCAACCCCACCATGGAGCAGAAGGGATTGGAGAATACAACAGTGGCAGAAGTACTGATGACAAAGGGAGAAGAGAAAAGTGGATCTTGGCTCTGGTGTCGCACCAATGACACTGTTTATGATGCTGCAAAGCAT ATGGCAGAAAATAACATTGGGTCTCTAGTGGTTCTAAAGCCAGGAGAGCCAAAACATATTGCTGGCATTTTCACAGAAAGAG ACTACATGAGGAAGATAATAGCACATGGAAGATCCTCCAAAGACACTAAAGTTGGGGAAATCATGACTGATGAG AACAAGTTGGTGACTGTGAGCTCTGATACAAACATTCTCCAAGCAATGCAGCTTTTGACAG AGTATCAGATAAGGCATGTACCAGTGATAGATGGAAAGATAGTAGGCATGATTTCCATAGTAGACATTGTCCGAGCGGTGGTGGAGCTGCAAAGTGGGGAAGTGAAGCGACTGAACGAGTTCATTAAAGGAGATTACTATTGA
- the LOC117907904 gene encoding U-box domain-containing protein 5-like, giving the protein MESDTAVVELPYYCTIKVHRLICLKLKSYIDRISQIFSAIESARPRCGTGMQALCSLHHAMDKAKLLIQNCTESSKLYLAITADKIVLRCERICNCLESSLRQIQNNVPTLLAAKISGIVEDLKGAKFTVESADDEAGRVVLALVRQGMPDSESINISELEAIQIAASRLNIASHMALLIEKRSIKRLIDKVPDTNLTKMKILKYLLYLLRKYGDSIRGRNTESTTMYQSIEQEPHEESAIYETLADDFSVTKPPEEFKCPISMRLMYDPVVIASGQTYERFWITKWFNDGNDTCPKTHEKLSQFFLTPNSTMKNLISRWCLKHGISISDPCSQQAPESLPLQKLSPSSSIASFASSLNGLCLQTSSVSLHSTDTNFPSNKLDIRMDNGSAHELPQMNADSQGCQSSANRHGMNFAFLSKLAALPWESQCKEIGNVRDQLKDSIQACHSTFSSSYIKPLIRFLKDACENGNLQAQRDGALVLLYFLNKRRSEMPPLHEDAIYVLASFLDSEITEEALAIMEVLSCQRHYKSEIVASGVLPSIIKFLDTKMKKFHVLALKILCNLSSNHDMGYHIVYLDCIPKLAPFFVDHKLAGYCIKIFRNLCDIEEVRITVAETNQCIDFIAKILENASEEEQEDALEVVLSQCHYREEYGQLFREDHIVQSLFHISLNGNARGQEIAKELLQLLRNIKNDPVLECSSSSSTSDEVIQDFVINSKGKKLPLKASRILGKKILRFRKPRS; this is encoded by the exons ATGGAGAGTGACACTGCTGTTGTGGAACTTCCTTATTACTGTACCATTAAG GTGCATCGTTTAATCTGCTTAAAGCTAAAGAGTTATATTGATAGAATATCTCAGATATTTTCTGCCATTGAATCTGCTCGACCACGATGTGGAACAGGAATGCAGGCACTGTGCTCATTACACCATGCGATGGATAAAGCCAAGCTTCTTATCCAGAACTGCACTGAGTCTAGTAAATTATACTTG gcAATTACAGCAGATAAAATAGTTTTGAGATGTGAAAGAATATGCAACTGTTTGGAGTCGAGTTTAAgacaaattcaaaataatgttCCAACATTGTTGGCTGCAAAG ATATCTGGTATTGTTGAAGACCTTAAGGGTGCAAAATTTACTGTGGAATCTGCTGATGATGAGGCTGGAAGGGTTGTTCTAGCATTGGTTCGGCAGGGCATGCCTGACTCTGAATCTATAAATATTTCTGAACTTGAAGCTATTCAAATCGCTGCTTCAAGGCTGAATATTGCATCCCATATGGCACTCTTGATTGAGAAAAGGTCTATAAAGAGGCTAATTGACAAAGTTCCTGACACAAACCTAACAAAGATGAAAATCTTGAAGTACCTCCTATATCTTCTGAGGAAGTATGGAGATTCAATAAGGGGCCGCAATACTGAGAGCACTACTATGTATCAGTCCATTGAGCAAGAACCACATGAAGAAAGTGCAATATATGAAACTCTAGCTGATGACTTCAGTGTAACCAAACCTCCTGAGGAATTCAAATGTCCCATCTCTATGAGACTGATGTATGATCCTGTTGTTATAGCTTCTGGGCAAACATATGAAAGATTCTGGATAACTAAGTGGTTCAATGATGGGAATGATACATGTCCAAAGACACATGAAAAGTTGTCTCAGTTTTTCCTCACTCCAAACTCCACAATGAAGAACCTCATTTCGAGGTGGTGCTTGAAGCATGGGATCAGTATTTCTGATCCATGTTCACAACAAGCTCCTGAATCCCTTCCTTTGCAGAAACTTTCACCATCCAGTTCCATTGCTAGCTTTGCCAGTTCTCTGAATGGTCTGTGCCTGCAAACCAGCAGTGTGTCATTACACTCTACAGACACCAATTTTCCTTCAAATAAATTGGACATAAGGATGGATAATGGCTCTGCACACGAGCTTCCTCAGATGAATGCTGATTCTCAGGGATGCCAATCTTCTGCAAATAGGCATGGCATGAATTTTGCCTTTCTCTCCAAACTTGCTGCACTTCCATGGGAATCCCAGTGCAAGGAGATTGGAAACGTAAGAGATCAACTGAAAGACAGTATTCAAGCATGTCATTCTACATTTTCCTCTAGTTACATCAAACCGCTgattagatttttgaaggatgCATGTGAAAATGGCAATTTACAAGCACAGCGAGATGGAGCTCTagttcttttgtattttctaaataaacGCAG AAGTGAAATGCCACCCTTACATGAAGATGCAATTTATGTTTTAGCATCATTTCTGGACTCAGAAATCACTGAAGAAGCGCTTGCAATCATGGAAGTGTTGTCTTGCCAACGTCATTATAAGTCAGAAATTGTGGCATCTGGTGTTCTTCCTTCCATCATAAAATTCCTTGACACCAAAATGAAGAAATTCCATGTGCTTGCTCTGAAAATACTCTGCAATTTGTCCTCAAACCATGATATGGGATACCACATTGTCTATTTGGATTGCATCCCAAAGCTGGCTCCATTCTTTGTTGATCACAAACTTGCAGGATATTGcattaaaattttcagaaaCTTGTGTGATATCGAGGAGGTTAGGATTACAGTGGCTGAGACCAATCAATGCATTGATTTCATTGCTAAAATACTAGAAAATGCCAGTGAGGAGGAGCAAGAAGATGCCTTGGAAGTTGTTCTTTCTCAATGTCATTACAGGGAGGAGTATGGTCAGCTTTTCAGGGAAGATCACATTGTTCAATCATTGTTCCATATCTCTCTCAATGGGAATGCCAGAGGACAGGAGATTGCTAAGGAATTACTCCAGCTTttgagaaatattaaaaatgaccCCGTTCTAGAATGTTCAAGTTCTAGTTCTACCTCCGATGAAGTCATACAAGATTTTGTTATCAACTCCAAAGGAAAGAAACTGCCGTTGAAGGCATCTAGAATTctgggaaagaaaatattaagattcAGAAAACCAAGAAGCTAG